Proteins from a single region of Haloplanus sp. GDY1:
- a CDS encoding MFS transporter — MSDRWLYAWGLVSLGLGGASLIVPLYVVELGGGPATLGVLAAAAAVAGAPGALGMGWLSDRTGRRRSYVLAAVGVVTVSLAAVPLLSSIAAVVVANAAVWLAFAAAVPVLTLLVVVDEPEAAWSDRIARLNEGQGIGWALGLLVGFLVLVAGDRLGLSAADAQRAVCLACAASAGAGGLLAARSLPADGRPGRDPAPRRLRRAIRDASRFGVRGAGFPFTPRRMDTRGLHPRRFVRRFTPELAVFFTAVTLVFAGFGAFFAPLPVYLASVGVGDGGVFGLYLALNVAAAACFGAAATLTARYEATLVHAGGLAIRGVAFPVVALSGGLLAPVVLLFVVIGVSWALVAVSAGTLVTRLSPPIVRGEALGVYSAVSTLSSGVGSVVGGWVAASGYVRTFGVAGGAVLVGATVVLFLRRRVARRSATNAERTVYSTDRTE; from the coding sequence GTGTCCGACCGCTGGCTCTACGCTTGGGGGCTGGTCTCGCTGGGTCTCGGCGGCGCGTCGCTGATCGTGCCGCTGTACGTGGTGGAACTGGGCGGCGGGCCGGCGACGCTGGGCGTCCTCGCGGCCGCGGCCGCGGTCGCCGGCGCCCCCGGCGCCCTCGGGATGGGGTGGCTGAGCGACCGGACTGGCCGCCGCCGGAGCTACGTCCTCGCGGCCGTTGGCGTCGTGACCGTCTCGCTCGCGGCCGTGCCGCTGCTTTCGTCCATCGCCGCCGTCGTCGTCGCGAACGCGGCCGTCTGGCTCGCCTTCGCCGCCGCGGTGCCCGTCCTCACGCTCCTGGTCGTCGTCGACGAACCGGAGGCGGCCTGGAGCGACCGGATCGCCCGCCTCAACGAGGGACAGGGGATCGGCTGGGCGCTGGGCCTGCTCGTCGGCTTCCTCGTCCTCGTCGCCGGCGACCGACTCGGGCTGTCCGCGGCCGACGCCCAGCGCGCCGTCTGTCTGGCGTGTGCGGCGAGTGCCGGTGCCGGCGGTCTCCTCGCGGCCCGGTCGCTGCCGGCCGACGGCCGACCGGGCCGCGATCCGGCGCCCCGGCGACTGCGGCGGGCGATCCGGGACGCGTCACGCTTCGGCGTCCGCGGCGCGGGCTTCCCGTTCACGCCCCGGCGGATGGACACCCGCGGCCTCCATCCCCGGCGGTTCGTCCGCCGGTTCACACCCGAACTCGCCGTCTTCTTCACCGCCGTCACCCTCGTGTTCGCGGGGTTCGGCGCCTTCTTCGCCCCGCTTCCGGTCTACCTCGCGAGCGTCGGCGTCGGCGACGGCGGCGTCTTCGGCCTCTATCTCGCCCTGAACGTCGCCGCGGCCGCCTGCTTCGGCGCGGCGGCGACGCTCACGGCGCGCTACGAGGCGACGCTGGTCCACGCCGGCGGCCTCGCCATCCGGGGTGTCGCCTTCCCCGTCGTCGCGCTGTCCGGCGGCCTGCTGGCTCCCGTCGTCCTCCTCTTCGTCGTGATCGGGGTGTCGTGGGCGCTGGTCGCCGTCTCGGCGGGCACCCTCGTCACCCGCCTGTCGCCGCCCATCGTCCGCGGCGAGGCGCTCGGGGTGTACAGCGCCGTCTCGACGCTTTCCAGCGGCGTGGGGAGCGTCGTCGGCGGGTGGGTGGCCGCGAGCGGGTACGTGCGGACGTTCGGCGTCGCCGGCGGCGCCGTCCTCGTGGGTGCGACGGTGGTCCTCTTTCTCCGCCGTCGCGTGGCCCGTCGGTCGGCCACGAACGCGGAGCGGACGGTTTATTCGACCGACCGCACAGAATGA
- a CDS encoding sodium:calcium antiporter: protein MLGPLLAVGLAIVSTAVIWVGSERLESAASHLSRYYGLPVAVHGAVVVAVGSSFPELSSVVISTLVHGEFSLGVGAIVGSAIFNLLVIPAASALTSEELEATRDIVHKDAQFYIISVLVLFLTFALGATYVPGGTNEAAILTPTLAVFPLLTYGVYVFLQYQDTRDHTPADPPDISVRREWAWLVVALALIAVGVEGIVRAALALGAFFGTPSFLWGLTVIAAATSLPDTFVSVRAARDDDDVTSLTNVLGSNTFNLLVAIPVGVLLAGSVTVDFLVAIPMLGFLAFATIVFVVLTRTHLELTNPEAYALLVLYVVFLAWMTLESGGVIDTVQGI from the coding sequence GTGCTCGGTCCGCTCCTCGCTGTCGGTCTGGCGATCGTCTCGACGGCCGTCATCTGGGTCGGGAGCGAACGACTCGAATCGGCGGCCAGCCACCTCAGCAGGTACTACGGGCTCCCGGTGGCCGTCCACGGCGCCGTCGTCGTCGCCGTGGGCTCCAGTTTCCCGGAGCTCAGCTCCGTCGTCATCAGCACGCTCGTCCACGGCGAGTTCTCGCTGGGCGTCGGCGCCATCGTCGGCAGCGCCATCTTCAACCTCCTCGTGATCCCCGCCGCGTCGGCACTCACGAGCGAGGAACTGGAGGCCACCCGCGACATCGTCCACAAGGACGCCCAGTTCTACATCATCAGCGTCCTCGTCCTCTTTCTCACGTTCGCCCTCGGCGCGACGTACGTCCCCGGCGGGACGAACGAGGCGGCGATCCTCACGCCGACGCTGGCCGTCTTCCCCCTGCTCACCTACGGGGTGTACGTCTTCCTGCAGTACCAGGACACCCGCGACCACACCCCCGCCGACCCGCCCGACATCTCCGTCCGACGGGAGTGGGCGTGGCTCGTCGTCGCCCTCGCGCTCATCGCCGTCGGCGTCGAGGGCATCGTCCGCGCCGCCCTCGCGCTCGGCGCCTTCTTCGGTACCCCCTCGTTCCTGTGGGGGTTGACCGTCATCGCCGCCGCGACCAGCCTCCCCGACACGTTCGTCAGCGTCCGCGCGGCCCGTGACGACGACGACGTCACCAGCCTCACCAACGTCCTCGGGAGCAACACGTTCAACCTCCTGGTCGCCATCCCCGTGGGCGTCCTGCTGGCCGGGTCGGTCACCGTCGACTTCCTCGTCGCCATCCCGATGCTCGGCTTCCTGGCCTTCGCGACCATCGTGTTCGTCGTCCTCACGCGAACCCACCTCGAACTGACGAACCCCGAGGCGTACGCGCTGCTCGTCCTGTACGTCGTCTTCCTGGCCTGGATGACGCTCGAATCGGGAGGCGTCATCGACACCGTCCAGGGGATCTGA
- a CDS encoding cytochrome P450: protein MAREGRAADGQDGDEGSDGATADPPLPPYPSTLGHPLTHTVGAMRDVFGFRNRAMAERDFVRVKLLGPGDVYHLGHPDHFERVLLSDRGKFRKSEDFRIAFDGGLVAVEGDDWRRQREVLQPLFARDRLLDYVDEMVEQIRRRRRRWDAGTRIDLAAETSQLSLDVLFATLFGRELAIDGDEAIRTAADRLQHWFAPTSYPLPTWVPTPARRRFKRGKRRLRSVADRLLDSAAADPPSDPGAADDLLSLLVALRESGVAADGALSDDRLRDQVVTMIFAGHDTTSTAIAFAFYALATNPDVRERFHAEVDALDGPPTVGDLDALDVTGRVVTEALRLYPPVYTIPREAATDVTLDGYRIPEGSPTWLTVDQVHRDPRFYDDPDAFRPERWAADLRERLPDFAYAPFGGGPRRCIGRQFALIEAQLALATIGREYRLDYPVPDPDPPLIGAMTARMEPGTEFVVEER, encoded by the coding sequence ATGGCACGGGAGGGACGCGCCGCGGACGGCCAGGACGGGGACGAGGGATCCGACGGAGCGACCGCCGATCCGCCGTTACCACCCTACCCGTCGACGCTCGGCCACCCGCTGACCCACACCGTGGGCGCGATGCGCGACGTCTTCGGCTTCCGGAACCGGGCCATGGCCGAGCGTGACTTCGTCCGGGTCAAACTCCTCGGGCCGGGCGACGTCTACCACCTCGGTCACCCCGACCACTTCGAGCGCGTCCTCCTGAGCGACCGCGGGAAGTTCCGGAAGTCCGAGGACTTCCGCATCGCCTTCGACGGCGGCCTCGTCGCCGTCGAGGGGGACGACTGGCGCCGCCAGCGCGAGGTACTCCAGCCCCTGTTCGCCCGTGATCGGCTCCTCGACTACGTCGACGAGATGGTCGAACAGATCCGCCGCCGCCGGCGGCGCTGGGACGCCGGCACGCGGATCGACCTCGCCGCGGAGACGAGTCAGTTGAGCCTCGACGTGCTCTTCGCCACGCTGTTCGGCCGGGAACTCGCCATCGACGGCGACGAGGCGATCCGAACGGCCGCCGACCGCCTGCAACACTGGTTCGCGCCGACCTCCTACCCGCTCCCGACCTGGGTGCCGACGCCCGCCCGCCGGCGGTTCAAGCGCGGGAAGCGACGGCTCCGGAGCGTCGCCGACCGCCTGCTCGACTCGGCGGCCGCGGATCCGCCGTCCGATCCCGGGGCGGCCGACGACCTGCTCTCCCTGCTGGTCGCGCTCCGGGAGTCGGGCGTCGCGGCCGACGGCGCCCTGAGCGACGACCGACTCCGGGATCAGGTGGTGACGATGATCTTCGCGGGCCACGACACCACCTCGACGGCCATCGCCTTCGCGTTCTACGCGCTGGCGACGAACCCCGACGTTCGGGAGCGCTTCCACGCCGAGGTCGACGCCCTCGACGGCCCGCCGACGGTCGGGGACCTCGACGCCCTCGACGTGACCGGCCGCGTCGTGACCGAGGCGCTGCGCCTCTACCCGCCGGTGTACACCATCCCGCGCGAGGCCGCGACCGACGTGACCCTCGACGGCTACCGGATCCCCGAGGGGTCGCCGACGTGGCTCACCGTCGATCAGGTCCACCGCGATCCCCGATTCTACGACGACCCCGACGCCTTCCGCCCGGAGCGCTGGGCCGCGGACCTCCGGGAGCGACTGCCCGACTTCGCGTACGCCCCCTTCGGCGGCGGACCACGGCGCTGTATCGGCCGTCAGTTCGCGCTGATCGAGGCGCAACTGGCGCTCGCGACGATCGGCCGGGAGTACCGCCTCGACTATCCGGTCCCCGATCCCGACCCGCCGCTGATCGGCGCGATGACGGCCCGGATGGAGCCCGGGACCGAGTTCGTCGTCGAGGAGCGGTGA
- a CDS encoding DUF7344 domain-containing protein encodes MEGEIDWSAVFGALANEQRRLLLRNLRTRRGPVALSEAVDDLSGGADDLSGGADDRRRVAVGLYHVHLPKLEAVGIVEFDLDGRVIDRGPAFEAAADLLDHASRVDGSRGRSGATGAR; translated from the coding sequence ATGGAAGGGGAAATCGACTGGTCCGCGGTGTTCGGGGCGCTGGCGAACGAGCAGCGGCGACTCCTCCTGCGGAACCTTCGGACGAGACGTGGCCCGGTCGCCCTGAGCGAAGCCGTCGACGACCTGTCGGGCGGCGCCGACGACCTGTCGGGCGGCGCCGACGACCGGAGGCGGGTCGCCGTCGGCCTGTACCACGTCCACCTGCCGAAACTGGAGGCGGTGGGGATCGTCGAGTTCGACCTCGACGGGCGAGTCATCGACCGGGGGCCGGCGTTCGAGGCCGCCGCAGACCTGCTGGATCACGCGAGCCGCGTCGACGGCAGTCGCGGCCGATCCGGTGCGACTGGGGCGCGGTGA
- a CDS encoding helix-turn-helix transcriptional regulator, with amino-acid sequence MSSDTAVEDVLDLVAARIDVLTRLDGDRLRKRDLVDELDCSRSTVNRATARLADAGLIDDTPRGCRTTFLGSLLADRYRDYVGTVGDVVRAREVLAPLPADADLPAFVLADAVVATPGSPSPYEPYHAVEAVLERPGPEGRVRVYVPAFSNPHGLDLARGLASEVPVEIVFGEELLAALQSDFPGEMAALRKLELFSGYRTDEGPTYTLVVADSGSRTEGIVVTHTEDRNLGGTIVTRDPDAVRWIERRYLDVRSASEPLETADA; translated from the coding sequence ATGAGCTCGGACACGGCCGTCGAGGACGTCCTCGATCTCGTCGCCGCGCGCATCGACGTCCTCACCCGTCTCGACGGGGATCGACTCCGGAAGCGGGACCTCGTCGACGAACTCGACTGCTCGCGCTCGACGGTCAACCGGGCGACCGCCCGCCTCGCCGACGCCGGCCTGATCGACGACACGCCGCGTGGCTGTCGGACCACGTTCCTCGGCTCGCTCCTGGCCGACCGGTATCGTGACTACGTCGGGACGGTCGGGGACGTCGTGCGGGCCCGCGAAGTGCTCGCACCGCTACCGGCCGACGCCGACCTGCCGGCGTTCGTCCTCGCGGACGCGGTGGTCGCCACGCCGGGGAGTCCGAGCCCGTACGAACCGTACCACGCCGTCGAAGCGGTGCTGGAGCGGCCGGGACCCGAGGGCCGCGTCCGCGTGTACGTGCCCGCGTTCTCGAACCCGCACGGTCTCGACCTGGCGCGAGGGCTCGCGTCGGAGGTGCCGGTGGAGATCGTCTTCGGCGAGGAACTGCTGGCGGCGTTGCAGTCCGACTTCCCCGGGGAGATGGCCGCACTCCGGAAGCTGGAGCTGTTCTCGGGGTATCGCACCGACGAGGGGCCAACCTACACGCTCGTCGTCGCCGACTCCGGGTCGCGAACGGAGGGTATCGTCGTGACCCACACCGAGGACCGGAATCTCGGCGGGACCATCGTGACCCGCGATCCGGACGCCGTCCGGTGGATCGAACGGCGCTATCTGGACGTCCGCTCCGCGAGCGAGCCGCTTGAAACCGCCGACGCGTGA